A stretch of the Pleurodeles waltl isolate 20211129_DDA chromosome 2_1, aPleWal1.hap1.20221129, whole genome shotgun sequence genome encodes the following:
- the COX7B gene encoding cytochrome c oxidase subunit 7B, mitochondrial gives MFPLARTALSLSARGVQRIAARQSHHKAGPDFHDKYGNAVLASGLVFCVSIWSYVLTQTGITWNFSPVGRITPKAWNDQ, from the exons ATGTTTCCTCTGGCTAGAACTGCGCTCTCGCTGTCTG CTCGTGGCGttcagaggattgcagcaagacagaGCCATCATAAAGCTGGACCCGATTTCCATGATAAATATGGCAATGCTGTCCTGGCCTCTGGACTGGTGTTCTGTGTCTCCATATGGAGTTAT gtATTAACACAGACTGGGATTACATGGAATTTTTCACCTGTCGGCCGAATTACCCCAAAGGCGTGGAATGACCAATGA